One window of the Triticum dicoccoides isolate Atlit2015 ecotype Zavitan chromosome 3B, WEW_v2.0, whole genome shotgun sequence genome contains the following:
- the LOC119278464 gene encoding inactive anthranilate O-methyltransferase 1-like: MASKQMLHMNQGQWETSYARNSFVQAPEDLLRNLIPVYDIDEEARYQRHPIVLEAYAERFTKDFTLFPELRAKELVAGGRMVVSLVGRRSDVTVTKFSYLSRTISHILSVMVSEGVVDKEKFGSFYVPVYEPSIKEVREVIQEEGSFFIREIHVHDPTTDMNNALSAPCRFVNLLRALCEPILV; this comes from the exons ATGGCCTCCAAGCAGATGCTGCATATGAATCAAGGACAATGGGAAACAAGCTATGCTCGCAACTCCTTTGTTCAG GCTCCTGAAGATCTATTGAGGAATCTCATCCCAGTATACGACATAGACGAGGAAGCTAGGTATCAAAGGCACCCTATAGTTCTTGAGGCATATGCAGAACGGTTTACAAAAGATTTCACACTTTTCCCAGAGTTGAGAGCCAAAGAATTGGTCGCAGGGGGCCGAATGGTTGTTTCCTTAGTAGGGAGGCGTTCTGATGTCACCGTCACAAAATTCTCTTACCTTTCAAGAACAATATCACATATTCTAAGTGTCATGGTCTCAGAG GGTGTAGTCGACAAAGAAAAGTTTGGTTCTTTTTATGTGCCAGTGTATGAACCTTCCATCAAAGAAGTGAGAGAGGTCATCCAAGAAGAGGGCTCATTTTTTATCAGGGAGATACATGTGCATGATCCTACAACCGATATGAATAATGCTCTCAGTGCCCCATGTAGGTTCGTCAATCTTTTGAGAGCTTTATGTGAGCCGATATTAGTCTAA